The Brassica napus cultivar Da-Ae chromosome C7, Da-Ae, whole genome shotgun sequence genome has a segment encoding these proteins:
- the LOC106425423 gene encoding pumilio homolog 15, whose protein sequence is MTDQNGDAHPVVDSPSSPYHQLRQDTLRAYETMYGSLDNHYSLGNTPFSPLSDLQILESSFGRLGVSDPNARQQQLLDHRRSNQYPFGGRDRGMNVRDYHNPSYYPHPTEREQLDQAGQRLWFSQDNHYDVYKSYDNGSHGRSNSGLTGRPPYIGFNGDLGEVPLTSRNHNLCDQSPWSFSHVPGTPTNRHDPYTMDNSRAKDTILSRAKDVVESAKLQKVIVEGSRDTVHKIFDELKTHVCELMVDPVGHQVFQKIIEKCTGEQTTQILDLVIQQPIQFVRICGDTHGTRAIQDLMRSLCSEEHISRFMQTICHVALLLTKSTNTNHVISFCFRHFSPLQTHCLLQVIVQNCYQIALDQHGCCMLQQCIGKSPREIRDPLISGILTNSLSLCINRYGNYAVQYVLEMENCQVAASLAQYLDGHYVQLSCDKFGSHVVQKCLETRQFNSRRIINELISDIDSILVDRFGNYVIQTAWVVSQDDMRSKLLYHINKNYPLMRCNMYGRKILEKLSLWI, encoded by the exons ATGACTGACCAGAACGGAGATGCGCATCCGGTGGTAGACTCTCCGTCGTCTCCATATCATCAACTTCGACAGGATACTCTCAGAGCGTACGAGACTATGTATGGCTCCTTGGACAATCATTACTCACTTGGAAACACACCCTTCTCTCCTTTGTCAGATTTGCAAATCCTAGAATCGAGTTTTGGAAGATTGGGTGTCTCGGATCCAAACGCTCGTCAACAGCAGCTACTTGATCATCGTCGAAGCAATCAATATCCTTTTGGCGGTCGAGATCGAGGTATGAATGTCCGTGACTACCATAACCCTTCGTATTATCCGCATCCAACTGAACGAGAGCAGCTTGATCAGGCTGGGCAGAGACTGTGGTTTAGTCAGGATAATCATTATGATGTTTATAAGTCATATGATAATGGTTCTCATGGGCGTAGCAATAGTGGCTTGACGGGTCGTCCTCCTTATATTGGCTTCAACGGAGATCTAGGAGAGGTTCCTTTAACCTCACGTAATCATAATTTATGTGATCAAAGCCCTTGGAGTTTTTCACATGTGCCTGGAACCCCCACTAATCGTCATGATCCCTACACCATGGATAACTCTAGAGCTAAAGATACCATACTTTCACGTGCTAAGGACGTTGTGGAGTCTGCTAAGTTGCAAAAAGTGATTGTGGAAGGCTCAAGGGACACAGTTCATAAAATATTTGACGAGTTGAAAACACATGTTTGTGAGCTGATGGTTGACCCGGTTGGCCATCAAGTCTTTCAAAAGATTATTGAGAAATGCACCGGTGAACAGACCACCCAGATTTTGGATTTAGTGATTCAACAACCTATTCAGTTTGTCAGAATTTGTGGCGATACTCatgg AACTCGTGCAATACAAGATTTGATGCGGTCTCTTTGTTCTGAAGAGCACATATCCCGCTTTATGCAAACTATATGCCATGTTGCACTACTCTTGACTAAAAGCACAAACACGAACCATGTGATTTCGTTCTGCTTCCGTCATTTTTCTCCTTTACAAACCCAT TGTCTTCTTCAAGTGATTGTTCAGAATTGTTATCAAATTGCACTTGATCAGCACGGATGTTGTATGCTTCAACAATGCATTGGAAAATCCCCTCGAGAAATAAGGGATCCTTTGATTAGTGGCATACTCACTAACTCTCTGAGCCTATGCATAAACCGCTACGG AAACTATGCGGTCCAGTATGTGTTGGAAATGGAAAATTGTCAAGTGGCAGCGTCTCTAGCCCAATATCTAGATGGGCATTACGTGCAACTCTCTTGTGACAAATTTGGGAGTCATGTTGTGCAAAAGTGTTTGGAAACTAGACAATTTAACTCGAGGAGGATCATAAACGAGCTGATAAGTGACATTGATTCAATTCTTGTTGATCGTTTCGGAAACTATGTGATTCAAACTGCATGGGTGGTATCTCAG gATGATATGCGGAGTAAATTGTTGTATCATATCAACAAGAATTATCCTTTAATGAGGTGCAACATGTACGGAAGGAAAATACTCGAGAAACTCAGTCTCTGGATATAG